In Helianthus annuus cultivar XRQ/B chromosome 3, HanXRQr2.0-SUNRISE, whole genome shotgun sequence, a single window of DNA contains:
- the LOC110930824 gene encoding calcium-dependent protein kinase 7 — protein MGNCCVTPGKSANKKKKLNKPNPYANAYRPKPNSGAGFKLYVLKNPTGHDITQRYNLGRELGRGEFGVTYLCTDLETGERFACKTILKKKLRTSVDIEDVQREVEIMKHLPKHPNIVTIKDTYEDNNAVHIVMELCEGGELFDRIVARGHYTERAAAAVMRTIVEVVQTCHKHGVMHRDLKPENFLFANKKETADLKAIDFGLSVFFKPGEVFNEIVGSPYYMAPEVLKRNYGPEVDIWSAGVILYILLCGVPPFWAETEQGIAQAVIRSEVNFKRDPWPKVSENAKDLVKKMLDPDPKRRITAQQVLEHPWLVDAKAAPNVSLGEVVRSRLKQFSVMNKFKKQALIVIAEHLSVDEVSGIKEMFDMMDTSKRGKINLEELRVGLQKLGQLVNDADLQVLMESVDLDGDGTLNYNEFVAVNVHLKRMANDEHLHKAFGFFDKNRSGYIEVDELRYVLSDDDENVNGIEEVIHAIMHDVDTDKDGRISYEEFAAMMKAGTDWRKASRQYSRERLNSLGLKLMKDGSLQSN, from the exons ATGGGAAACTGCTGTGTCACCCCTGGTAAATCAGCTAACAAGAAGAAGAAACTCAACAAACCGAACCCGTACGCAAATGCCTATCGACCGAAGCCCAATTCTGGAGCCGGGTTCAAACTTTACGTCTTAAAGAACCCAACGGGTCATGACATCACACAGCGTTACAATCTGGGACGCGAGCTAGGAAGAGGTGAATTCGGGGTAACATATTTATGTACCGATTTAGAAACCGGTGAAAGATTcgcctgcaaaacaatattgaaGAAAAAACTTAGGACTTCAGTCGATATCGAGGATGTGCAAAGAGAAGTTGAAATCATGAAACATTTGCCTAAACATCCTAATATTGTGACCATAAAGGACACATATGAGGATAATAATGCTGTTCACATAGTGATGGAGTTGTGTGAGGGTGGCGAGTTGTTTGATCGGATTGTAGCCCGGGGACATTATACAGAACGCGCTGCCGCTGCTGTTATGAGGACAATAGTGGAAGTTGTTCAG ACCTGTCACAAGCATGGAGTTATGCATCGCGATCTCAAACCGGAGAATTTTCTTTTCGCAAACAAGAAAGAAACCGCTGATCTCAAGGCTATTGATTTTGGGCTTTCGGTTTTCTTTAAACCAG GTGAAGTGTTCAATGAAATAGTTGGAAGTCCTTATTATATGGCCCCAGAGGTTTTGAAAAGGAATTATGGCCCCGAGGTTGATATATGGAGCGCTGGAGTTATTTTGTACATTTTGCTTTGTGGTGTTCCGCCTTTCTGGGCAG aaaccgaacaaggaatagCTCAAGCAGTTATTCGATCAGAAGTTAATTTCAAAAGAGATCCATGGCCAAAAGTTTCCGAAAATGCCAAAGATCTTGTGAAGAAAATGCTTGATCCCGATCCAAAGCGTAGGATTACAGCTCAACAAGTTCTTG AACACCCGTGGTTAGTCGATGCAAAGGCGGCTCCAAATGTCTCGTTGGGCGAGGTTGTAAGGTCAAGACTTAAACAGTTTTCAGTGATGAACAAGTTCAAGAAACAAGCTTTAATA GTGATAGCCGAACATTTATCAGTCGATGAAGTGTCAGGAATAAAGGagatgtttgatatgatggacaCAAGCAAAAGAGGCAAGATAAATCTTGAAGAACTGCGCGTCGGTTTACAGAAACTTGGACAGTTGGTAAATGATGCAGATCTTCAAGTGTTAATGGAATCC GTTGATCTTGATGGAGATGGTACACTAAACTATAATGAATTTGTGGCGGTTAATGTGCATCTTAAGAGGATGGCGAACGATGAGCATTTACACAAAGCATTTGGTTTCTTTGATAAAAACCGTAGCGGTTATATAGAAGTTGATGAGCTTCGCTATGTGTTAAGTGATGACGACGAGAATGTTAACGGCATTGAAGAAGTGATCCACGCGATTATGCATGACGTCGACACTGATAAG GACGGGCGCATTAGCTATGAGGAGTTTGCTGCTATGATGAAAGCGGGAACCGATTGGAGAAAAGCGTCTAGACAATATTCACGAGAGCGTTTGAACAGTCTCGGTTTAAAGTTAATGAAGGATGGTTCATTACAGTCCAACTGA
- the LOC110932592 gene encoding F-box protein At1g22220, translating to MTTTNKSLEEDDASSSSLNRLPDEIILQILTKSPDLKTLCILHLVSKRFASIILQIDTISFTAPLVNPNTTSGDITTTGSPKNLFRSFLNGVVLKPIHLLKRMVTPSTKPLPPMISSFYGDSFRSAVTFLSKFTRVKFLSIELPVSNHRGVDNNNCLFKWNVKFSNRIESFRFLSPNGLNYVNGNVDEEGNDLDMELTIDSFKRKVHIAFQCLKDVIIRHRMLLYFVKDFPNLEKLSITDSGRRGTLCLSGGRLAEVRGWMDSEGGNVKPEMNRIEVPVNVSQCYVPVLNLPVSGCVMKGVTFVVMRMNGDVRDGDECLVSRGDGFEVEDEVEAAYSEAVVEILENHKDKMKRLL from the coding sequence ATGACCACCACCAACAAATCACTCGAAGAAGACGACGCATCTTCATCTTCACTAAACCGTTTACCAGACGAAATCATCCTCCAAATCCTCACCAAATCACCCGACCTTAAAACCCTATGCATTCTCCACCTCGTCTCCAAACGTTTCGCCTCAATCATCCTCCAAATCGACACCATATCCTTCACCGCACCTCTCGTAAACCCTAACACCACCTCCGGCGACATCACCACCACCGGATCCCCCAAAAACCTGTTCCGATCGTTCCTAAACGGCGTCGTTCTCAAACCTATTCACCTCCTCAAACGTATGGTTACTCCTTCTACTAAACCTCTTCCGCCTATGATCTCTTCGTTTTACGGTGATTCGTTTCGATCTGCAGTTACTTTCTTAAGCAAATTTACTAGAGTTAAGTTTTTATCTATTGAGCTTCCGGTTTCCAATCATAGAGGTGTAGATAATAATAATTGTTTGTTTAAGTGGAATGTTAAGTTTAGTAACCGAATCGAATCGTTTCGGTTTCTGTCACCGAATGGGTTAAATTACGTTAATGGAAATGTTGATGAAGAAGGAAATGATCTAGATATGGAACTAACTATCGATTCGTTTAAGCGCAAAGTTCACATTGCGTTTCAGTGTTTGAAAGATGTGATTATAAGGCATAGGATGTTGTTGTATTTTGTTAAGGATTTTCCGAACTTGGAGAAACTGTCGATTACGGATTCTGGTCGGAGGGGGACGCTTTGTTTGAGCGGGGGGAGGCTGGCTGAGGTGAGGGGGTGGATGGATTCCGAGGGTGGGAATGTGAAACCGGAGATGAATCGGATTGAGGTGCCGGTTAATGTTAGCCAGTGTTATGTGCCGGTGTTGAATTTGCCGGTTTCGGGGTGTGTTATGAAAGGGGTGACTTTTGTTGTGATGCGGATGAATGGTGATGTTCGGGATGGGGATGAGTGTTTGGTGAGCCGTGGTGATGGGTTTGAAGTTGAAGATGAAGTCGAGGCGGCGTATAGTGAAGCTGTGGTGGAGATTTTGGAGAATCATAAGGATAAAATGAAGCGGCTGCTGTAG
- the LOC110930825 gene encoding phytochromobilin:ferredoxin oxidoreductase, chloroplastic gives MESLSSSTFLPAATIKPHPLSSRTKHKRCPCSMKVVSTFSYQNFVQFALDETKLLTPDLTPSYLQDDFSTLKAVDGKTELKMCSFQAPKIRLLRSLSIEQSDGMQVLDLAVFPEAEFDLPIFCANFFTSGNTNIVVLDLNPLHDVINETPYKQKYYRSLIPLGLKYAELLPWGGKLTGESLKFFSPIVIWTRFSSSHEKHDILFSAFTDYYKAWLGLMNQATKETDVSQISLNREAQHRYLTWRAQKDPGYNLLKRLIGETLAEDVVKKFLFNGVNELGNKTFLDYFPEYERGDGSINEKRSVVGKSFENRPWDAQGVFIGDTFG, from the exons ATGGAGTCTTTATCTTCCTCAACTTTCTTACCTGCTGCAACCATTAAACCTCATCCATTGTCTTCAAGAACCAAACACAAGAGATGCCCATGTTCAATGAAAGTTGTTTCCACCTTTTCATACCAAAACTTTGTTCAGTTTGCTTTGGATGAAACCAAACTCTTAACTCCAGACCTCACTCCTTCTTACTTGCAG GATGATTTCAGTACCTTAAAGGCAGTGGATGGGAAGACAGAGCTTAAGATGTGTTCGTTTCAAGCTCCGAAAATCAGATTACTTCGCAGTCTTTCTATCGAACAAAGTGATGGCATGCAG GTGCTAGATTTGGCTGTCTTCCCCGAAGCAGAATTTGACCTCCCGATATTTTGCGCCAACTTTTTCACCTCCGGTAACACAAATATCGTTGTACT GGACCTGAATCCGTTGCATGATGTAATAAATGAAACGCCGTACAAGCAAAAGTATTATAGAAGCTTGATTCCTCTCGGCCTGAAGTACGCCGAG CTTTTACCTTGGGGAGGAAAACTCACCGGCGAGTCTTTGAAATTCTTCTCGCCAATAGTCATATGGACGAGGTTTTCTTCAAGTCATGAAAAGCACGATATTTTGTTTTCGGCATTCACAGATTACTACAAG GCTTGGCTCGGTTTGATGAATCAGGCAACAAAGGAGACTGACGTTTCTCAAATAAGTTTGAATCGTGAGGCGCAACATAGGTATTTAACATGGAGAGCCCAAAAG GATCCAGGCTACAATCTTCTCAAAAGATTAATTGGGGAGACTCTTGCAGAG GATGTGGTGAAGAAGTTCCTTTTCAATGGAGTGAATGAGCTCGGGAACAAGACGTTTCTAGATTACTTTCCGGAGTATGAGCGTGGGGACGGGTCAATAAATGAAAAACGAAGCGTTGTTGGCAAGTCGTTTGAGAACCGCCCTTGGGATGCTCAAGGGGTATTTATCGGTGATACTTTTGGTTAA